In one Zobellia galactanivorans genomic region, the following are encoded:
- a CDS encoding DUF4138 domain-containing protein has protein sequence MKASNLPIPVSVNESITITLFFPSEIKKVVEPAPHYKFEYEPNGKIATLVAKKGATSNLTVITKNGYIYSFLLQYDNEVNSFTYVLTKDQAIGKLNESSVAEVSNTNGRLASHDEETVEEQTVEEQTVEEQTVGQAESDTFGEPSSNENNDTDNKVEADLRPNDLTSEETPETIESSLYDSDREGYYRIFCENSYLQKSKFKKISNTVNLIGLQLNNIIKDHDDLHFVLEVKNDSWSDYKVKSLRFFIKSLEGNREIQIKDLFIYNLQESIPAHSNNHLVFVCKNFVMGKGQNIYVLLEEDGGRERSVMLGLSSQQIKRGR, from the coding sequence ATGAAAGCAAGTAATTTACCCATACCTGTATCGGTAAATGAAAGCATAACGATTACGTTATTTTTTCCTTCGGAAATCAAAAAGGTCGTAGAACCTGCTCCCCACTATAAGTTCGAGTATGAACCCAATGGAAAAATAGCGACCCTCGTAGCCAAGAAGGGGGCTACCAGTAACCTCACCGTAATTACCAAGAATGGATATATTTATTCGTTTTTACTTCAATATGATAACGAGGTCAATAGCTTTACCTATGTGCTGACAAAGGATCAAGCTATTGGGAAATTGAATGAATCTAGTGTTGCTGAGGTAAGTAACACAAATGGAAGGCTAGCCAGTCATGACGAAGAAACTGTCGAGGAGCAAACTGTCGAGGAGCAAACTGTCGAGGAGCAAACTGTTGGACAGGCCGAATCCGATACCTTTGGGGAGCCATCTTCGAATGAAAATAACGATACTGACAATAAGGTAGAAGCTGATTTAAGACCTAACGACCTAACCAGTGAGGAAACCCCAGAAACAATAGAAAGCAGTCTTTACGATTCGGATAGGGAGGGCTATTATCGGATTTTTTGTGAAAACAGTTATTTGCAAAAATCTAAGTTCAAAAAAATTTCCAATACGGTAAATTTAATCGGGCTACAGTTAAACAATATAATAAAAGATCATGATGATCTACACTTTGTATTAGAGGTTAAAAATGATTCTTGGAGCGATTATAAGGTAAAGTCGTTGAGATTCTTTATCAAATCCTTGGAAGGGAACCGCGAAATACAAATAAAGGATTTGTTTATCTACAATTTGCAAGAATCCATTCCTGCGCACAGTAACAATCATCTTGTATTTGTTTGCAAAAACTTTGTTATGGGCAAAGGCCAAAATATTTATGTATTGCTTGAAGAGGACGGGGGTAGGGAACGCTCTGTAATGTTAGGGCTAAGCTCACAGCAAATCAAGCGCGGTAGATAA
- a CDS encoding RbsD/FucU domain-containing protein, whose amino-acid sequence MKKYIILSLVICLTVACGETNCNLPKPEKTTVVKVDWEDELQDQVKLLGHRNWIVVVDEAYPLQSSPGIMMLRSTAGHVETLISVKNIIDGQRHIKPNVYLDKEIDYIDEDLAPGITDYRETLNRVLGQKNVEKVIHEDIITMLDKASEQFKILVIKTDFTIPYTSVFFQLDCKYWNTEAEKQMRDKMEGN is encoded by the coding sequence ATGAAAAAATATATAATTCTTTCCCTTGTTATTTGTTTGACGGTAGCCTGCGGGGAAACAAATTGTAATCTCCCGAAACCAGAGAAGACTACTGTAGTAAAGGTAGATTGGGAAGACGAACTTCAAGATCAAGTGAAGCTCTTGGGGCATCGCAATTGGATCGTTGTGGTTGATGAGGCCTATCCGTTACAGAGCAGTCCTGGCATTATGATGCTCAGGAGTACCGCGGGCCATGTTGAAACTCTAATATCGGTTAAGAATATCATAGATGGACAAAGGCATATTAAACCTAACGTTTATTTGGATAAGGAAATAGATTATATAGATGAGGATTTAGCTCCTGGAATTACGGATTATCGCGAAACCTTAAATAGAGTTCTTGGGCAGAAGAACGTGGAGAAAGTTATCCATGAAGATATAATTACCATGCTCGACAAGGCTTCTGAACAGTTTAAGATCCTTGTGATAAAGACTGATTTTACCATTCCATATACTTCTGTTTTCTTTCAATTGGACTGTAAGTATTGGAATACGGAGGCCGAGAAACAGATGCGGGATAAAATGGAAGGCAATTAA
- a CDS encoding GH116 family glycosyl hydrolase: MFNLISANRLKNTKKTAIWCDIFFLLVVSFSSFSAISQEEQGPHIPLEKNLNPKWVESLFEKGKQKVYSGDELKYIAMPCGGIGSGQVNVTGDGRLAFTESVYNLQQQPNSGHGLSTGYNYLHPEEPQSKVENTFTICIEQANGISEELKLDKDDFDDIQFIGEYPIAQVNYRKKSDRLPIEISSEVFSPFVPLSVRSSANPVTVVKYKITNTSKDKIDVSIIGELKNIAFPQPSKVKQVNTALRSKGVSGISFEMQPMSNDSVLAKHPQLGGFSLSVLNQKADLLVNANEKDSKKKRSSSEDPISGSVGSTVSLRSGQTKEITFLVSWYFPNYYENGKRYKDAMAEAPGWVGHIYNNWYANSFDVTKYVASNFNTLYADTKLFRDTYNDNTLPYWLANRITMPVSTLAAGNIAIWKNGRMYGYEGIGFCQGTCGHVYNFVAAISKLFPELERSVRLLQDFNSTEKYSGYSPSGRINFRGYGVNKPEVPHSYASDAQSGYVLKAYREHLNSPNNEFLDTVWEKVKMAIGYHIFKDGAEIGLEPNGVLEGEQTFWDPMWYGPNPYNNTLYLAALRAAEEMAKVKGEPELASRYHKLFESGQKFMNEEMWNGEFYIHLYPVGLNGNVGIKNGFKLPSEIDDNAQSYIKAFNEGRSGYFPGTACDAQQLFGQNWANQLGLGYILSPEKSEIAAKSIFKYNWTPDIATIYDFEKPNARVLAAKGEAAMINGGWTKEKPKSFENTHDKTNVWTGLEYEAACDMINEGLLEEAIVAIRSIDDRYNGTKRNPWNEVEGSNHYSRAMHSWNVLLSLSGFTYNGPEGIIGFKPRLNPDNFKSFFSTAEGWGTFKQVRYGKAQTNTLLLTYGKLELNVVTLDIVEGKELNGVSVKLNGKIIKSSYEQQGNTVLISLSSKLTMNTNDILNVDLK; encoded by the coding sequence ATGTTTAATCTGATATCAGCCAATCGACTTAAAAACACCAAAAAGACAGCCATTTGGTGTGATATTTTTTTCCTCCTAGTAGTATCGTTCTCTTCTTTCTCCGCTATATCACAAGAAGAGCAAGGCCCTCACATACCCTTAGAAAAGAACCTCAATCCAAAATGGGTCGAATCCCTATTTGAAAAAGGAAAACAAAAAGTTTATAGTGGAGATGAACTTAAATATATTGCCATGCCTTGCGGAGGAATAGGTTCCGGGCAAGTAAATGTAACAGGAGACGGCAGGTTGGCGTTTACAGAGTCTGTGTATAATTTGCAACAGCAACCCAATAGCGGACACGGTCTTTCAACGGGATACAACTACTTACATCCCGAGGAGCCCCAATCAAAAGTTGAAAATACTTTCACGATTTGTATAGAACAGGCCAATGGTATCTCCGAAGAGTTAAAACTGGACAAAGACGATTTTGACGATATCCAATTCATTGGAGAGTATCCTATAGCACAAGTGAATTATCGCAAAAAGTCTGACCGGCTTCCCATAGAAATCAGTTCCGAAGTTTTTTCTCCGTTTGTCCCATTAAGTGTTCGGAGTTCTGCCAACCCTGTTACTGTAGTGAAATATAAAATCACAAACACAAGTAAGGATAAAATTGATGTTTCCATTATTGGCGAACTCAAGAATATTGCGTTTCCACAGCCCTCCAAGGTAAAACAAGTAAATACGGCTCTTCGGTCAAAAGGGGTTTCAGGTATTTCCTTTGAGATGCAACCTATGAGCAATGATTCGGTTTTGGCCAAACATCCTCAATTGGGAGGGTTTTCGTTGAGTGTTTTAAATCAGAAAGCCGATTTATTGGTCAATGCCAATGAAAAAGATAGTAAGAAAAAAAGAAGTTCTTCTGAAGATCCCATAAGTGGGAGTGTAGGTTCTACCGTCTCGTTAAGGTCAGGCCAAACCAAGGAAATCACCTTTCTAGTGAGTTGGTATTTCCCTAACTACTATGAAAACGGCAAAAGATACAAAGATGCCATGGCCGAAGCACCGGGCTGGGTAGGGCACATTTACAACAACTGGTATGCCAATTCGTTCGATGTTACAAAATATGTAGCAAGCAACTTCAATACACTTTATGCCGACACAAAACTATTTAGGGATACTTACAATGACAATACCTTGCCCTATTGGTTGGCCAACCGTATTACAATGCCGGTCTCCACTTTGGCCGCAGGAAATATTGCCATCTGGAAAAATGGTAGAATGTATGGCTATGAAGGGATAGGTTTCTGCCAAGGAACCTGTGGCCATGTGTACAATTTTGTCGCCGCCATCTCCAAACTATTTCCTGAATTGGAGCGCTCGGTACGCCTACTCCAAGATTTTAATAGCACCGAAAAATATAGTGGATACAGTCCGTCGGGGCGCATCAATTTTAGGGGATATGGGGTAAACAAGCCTGAAGTTCCCCATAGTTACGCCTCAGATGCCCAGAGTGGATATGTATTAAAGGCTTATCGTGAACATTTAAATTCCCCGAACAATGAATTCTTGGATACGGTTTGGGAGAAAGTAAAAATGGCCATCGGATATCATATTTTTAAAGATGGTGCCGAAATCGGTCTAGAGCCAAACGGGGTATTGGAAGGTGAACAGACCTTTTGGGACCCCATGTGGTACGGCCCCAATCCGTATAACAACACTTTATACCTTGCCGCATTACGGGCGGCAGAAGAGATGGCCAAGGTGAAAGGAGAACCTGAATTGGCCAGTCGTTACCATAAACTATTTGAATCTGGACAAAAGTTTATGAACGAAGAAATGTGGAACGGTGAGTTTTACATTCACCTTTATCCGGTTGGACTTAACGGGAATGTAGGAATCAAGAATGGTTTCAAATTACCTTCCGAAATTGATGATAACGCCCAAAGTTATATCAAAGCCTTTAATGAGGGACGATCGGGCTATTTTCCCGGTACGGCCTGCGATGCCCAACAATTGTTCGGACAAAATTGGGCCAACCAACTTGGTTTGGGCTATATTCTATCACCTGAAAAAAGTGAGATTGCCGCAAAAAGCATATTCAAATATAATTGGACACCCGATATTGCAACTATTTATGACTTTGAAAAGCCGAACGCACGGGTTCTTGCCGCAAAAGGTGAAGCGGCCATGATAAATGGTGGGTGGACAAAGGAGAAGCCGAAATCTTTTGAGAACACACACGACAAGACCAATGTATGGACCGGACTTGAATACGAGGCAGCCTGCGATATGATTAACGAGGGATTGTTGGAAGAGGCTATTGTAGCTATTCGTTCTATAGACGACAGGTACAATGGAACCAAACGAAATCCGTGGAACGAAGTAGAAGGTTCCAACCACTACTCACGCGCCATGCACTCTTGGAATGTACTCCTATCATTGAGCGGGTTTACCTATAACGGTCCGGAAGGAATCATAGGCTTTAAGCCTCGCCTAAATCCCGATAATTTTAAAAGTTTTTTTTCCACGGCCGAGGGCTGGGGTACTTTCAAACAGGTTAGATATGGTAAAGCACAGACAAACACACTCTTACTTACCTATGGCAAGCTCGAACTTAATGTCGTCACCCTAGATATTGTTGAAGGCAAAGAATTAAATGGGGTATCGGTGAAACTGAACGGGAAAATCATAAAATCTTCCTACGAACAGCAAGGAAACACTGTTTTAATTTCATTGAGTAGTAAGCTGACAATGAATACAAACGATATTCTTAACGTCGATTTAAAATAA
- a CDS encoding GH116 family glycosyl-hydrolase → MKYIKIRSCIGIMALVLVSCTQERNTVSLKKYTDEVVFKNKGTVSRDMIFSKVEKKGFYVETDEKYRYMDGPNYLFEKKGDSTIEPPSGMRSSVPLGGFGAGSVELRADGGFMDWDIFNNSPATGNDKIQLNDAFMGLYIQADGKKAFATTLRTHPPKKLPAVQQLEYSGAFPVSRLNIQDSNIPLKTKLYAYSEYKIRNSIQSATPCALFSLELENVTDDEYQAAFLFNLPNHIQGLFNVDQGLVLTKKGKEPSSGDMTLAANGADEVTYSVADDLNKLWDEFSDNGNFQEDIHDSGQYGAISAKVSLAPGEKRTITIAMGWYFPERPISVEIVGNYYTNLFRSSTEVTEKALSRLPETWKGIIEWNETCFDNSLPDWLQDAMVNSTATIVKTGIWTKDNRFRQWESFACPNIDPIHISFARSLPYDLFFPELKKSIIGAHGAAQRDNGYIPEKLWPRNSKDPLDQPSPGRVLGDCSTSFILSVYASHIWDGDEEFVNEMWPHVKRAAQWQINRSRKFGLPDRLAATYDLSGFGKKDLVSYNAFMHLAAMKAATELAKEREKEDLVSLYKKNIAAAQNTLKAHFWTGTYFRNWWNKDEPKNDDIHIDTQFGQVWSYLLGLGDVIEPELMKSHLEAEVVAADSPYGMKVLAYAGNDRDETGSGVNNTVWQAGSIHWSILNIYLQMNPDKSLGQAKKVINHWRKGLNDQWNYADLTSVTNGYPHTNSHYGRQLMLWGIPLALSGQQFSAPQGVLSFTPRIEAPYKLPFFTAHASGVLEAKVGEPLLLTLKSGHLKLNKIIVDDQTLTENATLNVGDTIVLDQG, encoded by the coding sequence ATGAAATATATAAAAATACGAAGTTGCATTGGTATTATGGCCTTGGTCCTTGTATCGTGTACTCAAGAAAGAAATACTGTATCCCTTAAAAAATATACCGACGAAGTAGTGTTTAAAAATAAGGGGACCGTTTCACGTGATATGATTTTTTCCAAAGTAGAAAAAAAAGGATTTTATGTTGAGACTGACGAAAAGTATAGATATATGGATGGTCCGAATTATCTTTTTGAAAAAAAAGGAGATAGTACGATAGAACCACCGTCGGGGATGCGTTCTTCCGTGCCTTTAGGAGGCTTCGGGGCAGGATCTGTAGAATTAAGGGCTGATGGAGGCTTTATGGACTGGGATATTTTCAACAACTCACCCGCAACGGGAAATGATAAGATACAATTAAACGATGCCTTCATGGGGCTATATATTCAGGCTGATGGTAAAAAGGCTTTTGCCACTACTTTACGCACACACCCTCCCAAAAAACTTCCAGCGGTCCAACAATTGGAATACTCAGGGGCCTTTCCTGTTTCTCGCCTCAATATTCAAGATTCCAATATTCCTTTAAAGACAAAATTATACGCATATTCAGAATACAAAATTCGTAATTCAATACAGTCAGCCACTCCCTGTGCCCTTTTCAGTCTCGAGCTAGAAAATGTCACAGATGACGAGTATCAAGCTGCTTTTCTTTTTAACCTCCCAAATCATATCCAAGGTTTGTTTAACGTAGACCAAGGTTTAGTCTTGACCAAAAAAGGAAAAGAACCTTCCAGCGGAGACATGACCTTGGCAGCGAACGGAGCAGATGAAGTAACTTATAGCGTAGCGGATGACTTAAACAAATTATGGGATGAATTTTCCGATAACGGTAATTTTCAAGAAGATATTCATGATTCGGGCCAATACGGTGCCATAAGCGCAAAAGTCTCATTGGCTCCAGGAGAAAAAAGAACCATAACGATAGCGATGGGATGGTACTTTCCTGAGAGACCGATTTCTGTAGAGATAGTGGGCAATTATTACACCAACTTATTCAGGAGCAGTACCGAGGTTACCGAAAAGGCATTGAGCCGCTTACCTGAAACATGGAAAGGAATTATTGAATGGAACGAAACCTGTTTTGATAATTCCCTGCCTGATTGGTTACAAGATGCTATGGTAAATAGTACGGCAACCATTGTAAAAACTGGAATCTGGACGAAAGATAACAGATTCCGTCAGTGGGAATCCTTCGCGTGTCCCAACATTGACCCAATTCATATAAGTTTTGCCCGTTCGCTACCGTATGATTTGTTTTTTCCCGAACTTAAAAAGAGTATTATCGGTGCTCATGGTGCCGCTCAGCGAGATAATGGATATATCCCCGAAAAGCTTTGGCCCAGAAATTCCAAAGACCCTTTAGACCAACCTAGTCCGGGTCGTGTTCTTGGTGATTGTAGCACTTCATTCATTTTGAGCGTTTATGCCTCCCACATTTGGGATGGGGATGAAGAGTTCGTAAATGAAATGTGGCCCCATGTAAAAAGGGCCGCCCAATGGCAAATAAATCGTTCGCGGAAATTTGGCTTACCAGATAGACTTGCGGCCACCTATGATTTGTCTGGATTCGGCAAGAAAGATCTCGTTTCATATAATGCCTTTATGCATTTGGCGGCGATGAAAGCGGCTACAGAATTGGCAAAGGAGCGTGAAAAAGAAGATTTAGTATCACTATATAAAAAGAACATTGCAGCTGCCCAAAATACTTTAAAAGCACATTTTTGGACCGGAACTTACTTTAGAAATTGGTGGAATAAGGATGAACCTAAAAATGATGATATTCATATTGATACCCAATTTGGTCAAGTATGGAGCTATTTGTTGGGACTTGGAGATGTTATCGAACCAGAATTAATGAAGTCGCACCTTGAAGCTGAGGTAGTTGCCGCAGATTCACCCTATGGAATGAAAGTGTTGGCTTATGCGGGTAACGACAGGGATGAAACAGGTTCCGGCGTAAACAATACTGTATGGCAAGCAGGGAGCATTCATTGGTCGATATTGAATATTTATTTGCAAATGAACCCGGATAAAAGTTTAGGACAGGCCAAGAAAGTAATTAATCATTGGCGGAAGGGACTAAATGATCAATGGAATTATGCTGATCTCACTTCAGTAACCAATGGGTATCCACATACAAACTCCCATTATGGCAGACAATTGATGCTTTGGGGAATTCCACTTGCCTTGAGTGGGCAGCAATTCTCGGCCCCACAAGGAGTGTTGTCTTTCACCCCAAGAATTGAAGCCCCCTATAAATTACCATTTTTTACGGCTCACGCTAGTGGGGTATTAGAAGCTAAAGTGGGGGAACCATTGCTATTGACCTTAAAAAGCGGTCACTTAAAGTTGAACAAAATCATAGTTGATGATCAAACCCTAACGGAGAACGCAACCCTCAATGTAGGTGACACTATCGTGTTGGATCAAGGATAA
- a CDS encoding RagB/SusD family nutrient uptake outer membrane protein, giving the protein MKSKYTHITIYILLLFLSVSCNEDDFLKEEPQDFFVTETAYKNIDQFQSSLIDLYAKTRAAIMGDGTNQFGAMAQYFGTDMFQEGRDEENQPTRFGNYANSYNPTNGNIVSFIWNDYYKIVANANTIIARIENSELTDSEKISVGAEAKFFRAFAYRYLVYHFGDVPLLTEEIAEPKTDFTRDSKEDVLNLMVQDFSDAAAGLSDITEVEDGRLHNLVAQHYLAETYISLGEYGQAITAASVVIDNPATSLMTERFGSLASDTEGNVYYDLFRVGNQNRSSGNTEALWVAQMEVDVPGGLLSTSSAGPANLERMHGPLSWTLVDPDGNPGTIGPSSTLNSGGRGIVWIKLTKFWEKDIWGDDYDIDIRSQRINLFRDPVYDNPESAYFGMSMLENPPANNVLDDEPWRITPYLTKVTTIGQHPDNLYADKEKMLLKNSAGSTFRDRYFLRLAATYLLRAEAYHLNGDNANAAIDINKIRARSNGSLINANEVSIDYILDERGRELSFEEPRRLVLHRTGKLVERVRLQNSFNTDDIQDFHNLAPIPLSNIEANVTGELKQNPGY; this is encoded by the coding sequence ATGAAAAGTAAATATACACACATTACAATATACATACTCTTACTGTTTTTATCAGTATCGTGCAATGAAGACGACTTTCTTAAAGAAGAACCCCAAGATTTCTTTGTCACGGAAACGGCGTATAAGAATATTGACCAATTTCAATCGTCGCTAATAGATTTGTACGCAAAGACAAGAGCTGCCATTATGGGAGACGGAACCAATCAGTTTGGTGCAATGGCCCAATATTTTGGCACGGACATGTTTCAAGAAGGAAGAGACGAGGAAAATCAACCGACTCGATTTGGTAATTATGCCAACTCTTACAATCCCACTAACGGAAATATTGTATCATTCATTTGGAACGATTATTATAAAATTGTTGCTAATGCCAATACCATTATAGCTCGGATTGAAAACTCAGAATTAACAGACAGCGAAAAAATAAGCGTAGGTGCCGAAGCAAAGTTTTTCCGAGCATTTGCCTATAGATATTTAGTCTATCATTTTGGAGATGTACCCCTATTGACAGAAGAGATTGCAGAACCTAAAACAGATTTCACTCGAGATTCAAAAGAAGACGTTTTAAATTTAATGGTTCAAGATTTTTCGGACGCCGCGGCCGGGTTAAGTGATATTACCGAAGTTGAAGATGGACGATTACATAATTTAGTTGCGCAACACTATCTGGCTGAAACATATATTTCTTTAGGCGAGTACGGCCAAGCTATCACAGCAGCTTCGGTTGTAATCGATAATCCAGCAACCTCTTTAATGACGGAAAGGTTTGGCTCTCTCGCTTCAGACACAGAAGGAAACGTTTATTACGACTTATTTAGGGTAGGTAACCAAAACCGTTCTTCAGGAAATACAGAAGCCCTATGGGTTGCACAAATGGAAGTAGATGTCCCGGGAGGACTTTTATCAACCTCGAGTGCGGGACCCGCAAATCTTGAACGAATGCATGGACCTCTATCATGGACCCTGGTAGATCCCGATGGTAATCCTGGCACTATAGGACCATCCTCTACATTAAACAGTGGAGGAAGAGGTATTGTTTGGATAAAGCTTACAAAGTTTTGGGAAAAAGACATTTGGGGAGACGATTATGATATAGATATTCGAAGCCAAAGAATAAACCTATTCAGGGATCCTGTCTATGATAATCCTGAATCCGCTTATTTTGGTATGAGTATGTTGGAAAATCCCCCAGCAAACAATGTTCTTGATGATGAACCATGGCGTATCACACCATATCTTACGAAGGTAACTACAATAGGTCAACATCCTGATAATCTGTATGCCGACAAAGAAAAAATGTTATTGAAGAATAGTGCAGGATCTACCTTCCGAGATCGTTATTTCTTAAGATTGGCAGCTACTTACCTCTTAAGGGCAGAAGCTTATCATCTAAATGGGGATAATGCCAATGCCGCGATTGACATTAACAAGATTAGAGCCCGGTCTAACGGATCGCTTATTAATGCAAATGAAGTAAGCATAGATTATATTCTAGATGAGCGAGGCCGTGAACTTAGTTTTGAAGAACCTAGAAGGTTAGTACTTCATCGAACCGGAAAACTGGTCGAAAGGGTTCGGCTACAAAACTCTTTTAATACCGACGACATTCAAGACTTTCACAACTTAGCTCCTATTCCTTTATCGAATATAGAAGCAAATGTTACAGGAGAATTAAAACAAAATCCAGGATACTGA